From the genome of Rhineura floridana isolate rRhiFlo1 chromosome 7, rRhiFlo1.hap2, whole genome shotgun sequence, one region includes:
- the LOC133389565 gene encoding uncharacterized protein LOC133389565, with product MGRPRKTSDNVSSPRPAATVPKAAPATPRSSDSARTLPASSRTQSAPATRSQGGRRGQVEKPAPATSPRGTGQSYQTRSTAAYGGEQGDTKSSRGARAKTSTAAGGGKSAAATEAFASSASPLPQAASKSTKAQGKANNYLSALPAEKVAEIEKGTRGQRTNPEWYKWRENRITASVAPKIANSKFVNGRSSEVPQSYLKTVVGSGSAVQTPAMSWGIRNEKKAVQAYEVLKSSKIEKLVKVDDCGLFIDKGKAWLAASPDGIVREADTGKEIGVLEVKCPYKHRDKTVSEACKDKNFCLEKEGNSYSLKKNHHYYGQVQCQMGVTGLTKADLVVHTNKETVVAPVDFDPVFWETTASKLEKFYTDAVVPYLDEKKSAAILAKEE from the coding sequence CCCCGCAAGCAGCAGAACTCAGAGTGCTCCTGCCACAAGGAGTCAAGGTGGTAGACGGGGACAGGTGGAAAAGCCAGCCCCTGCTACAAGTCCCAGAGGAACAGGGCAAAGTTACCAGACTAGGTCCACAGCTGCATATGGCGGTGAACAAGGAGACACGAAGAGCAGCCGCGGGGCAAGAGCTAAGACCTCTACAGCTGCTGGAGGAGGAAAATCTGCTGCAGCTACGGAAGCCTTTGCAAGCTCTGCTAGCCCGTTGCCACAGGCAGCCAGCAAATCCACCAAAGCCCAAGGCAAAGCAAACAACTATCTCTCCGCTCTCCCTGCCGAAAAAGTTGCTGAAATAGAGAAAGGGACCCGGGGCCAGCGAACCAACCCTGAATGGTACAAGTGGCGAGAGAACCGTATCACGGCCTCGGTCGCTCCCAAGATCGCCAACAGCAAGTTTGTGAATGGCCGAAGCTCTGAGGTCCCTCAGTCATACCTTAAAACTGTGGTAGGATCTGGCTCTGCTGTGCAGACCCCAGCCATGAGTTGGGGTATCCGCAATGAAAAGAAAGCCGTGCAGGCCTATGAGGTGCTCAAGTCCAGCAAGATTGAGAAGCTGGTGAAGGTTGACGATTGTGGCCTCTTCATTGACAAAGGGAAGGCGTGGCTGGCTGCCAGCCCCGATGGGATTGTCAGAGAAGCAGATACGGGCAAAGAGATTGGGGTCTTGGAGGTCAAGTGTCCCTATAAACACAGAGATAAGACAGTGTCCGAAGCTTGCAAGGACAAAAATTTCTGTCTGGAGAAGGAGGGCAATTCCTACTCCTTGAAAAAGAATCATCATTACTACGGGCAGGTGCAGTGCCAGATGGGAGTCACTGGCCTTACAAAGGCAGACTTAGTGGTCCACACCAACAAGGAAACGGTGGTCGCCCCTGTAGATTTTGATCCTGTTTTCTGGGAGACAACTGCGTCAAAgctggagaagttctatactgaTGCTGTGGTTCCTTACCTCGATGAGAAGAAaagtgccgccatcttggctaagGAAGAATGA